In Populus trichocarpa isolate Nisqually-1 chromosome 12, P.trichocarpa_v4.1, whole genome shotgun sequence, a genomic segment contains:
- the LOC112326994 gene encoding uncharacterized protein LOC112326994 — protein MAIITKFTTVEYGQNSELSQLSEGDCSRYDARKLPVVKDLNCVVYEMKRILGHSQNIDEAAFFGKYGRLLEIAKIGVLNPAIKALINFWDPDYRCFSFGNVDLCPTIEEYGMLMEFPKHLHQVYFPLRNDKVIPELSKLLKIPHLSRFLEKNGSGLKWKFLEVELEKKKEQCVSVLVRDRLIALGIYGLVLFPSLKGVISLEAAAAFVEYENTHVNPTTAILAETLLTLNHFRKTGKGAVRCCTQLLYIWMVSHVETKKPIFNNFWWFNQKPLKIVEEEEWGILGDQGWMKKLQELPNSNFSWKAPWVKSVDVIVSCGQKCWVPLIGITGYVSYAPALVIRQLGGIQHIPRTVGLAEFSGFFKDQSAQEVLETIKQDWSQLTLIQKESESLRDPSSSEGYEKWRNLTPIAASKKPCSEDGPSRIKEGSLKRKRAVMRKTL, from the coding sequence ATGGCCATCATTACCAAATTTACTACTGTGGAATATGGGCAGAATTCTGAATTGTCACAACTATCAGAAGGAGATTGCTCTAGATATGATGCAAGGAAGCTTCCAGTAGTCAAAGACCTGAATTGTGTAGTATATGAGATGAAGAGAATATTGGGCCATAGTCAGAATATTGATGAGGCGGCATTCTTTGGGAAGTATGGGCGATTATTGGAAATTGCAAAGATAGGAGTATTGAATCCAGCAATTAAAGCTTTGATTAACTTTTGGGATCCCGATTACAGATGCTTTTCCTTTGGAAATGTGGATTTGTGTCCCACTATAGAGGAATATGGAATGTTGATGGAGTTTCCCAAACACCTGCACcaagtttattttcctttgagaaaTGACAAGGTGATTCCTGAGTTGTCGAAATTATTGAAGATTCCACATCTGAGCAGATTTTTAGAGAAGAATGGCAGCGGTTTAAAGTGGAAATTTTTGGAGGttgaactagaaaagaaaaaggagcagTGCGTCTCAGTGCTAGTAAGAGACAGGTTAATCGCTCTAGGGATCTATGGTCTCGTGTTATTTCCAAGCTTAAAAGGGGTTATAAGTCTAGAAGCTGCTGCTGCATTCGTGGAATATGAAAATACTCATGTCAACCCTACAACTGCCATATTAGCTGAGACCTTGCTGACCCTCAACCATTTTAGAAAAACAGGGAAAGGCGCAGTAAGATGTTGTACTCAGTTATTATACATCTGGATGGTAAGCCATGTTGAAACCAAGAAGccgatctttaataatttttggtggtttaacCAAAAACCTTTGAAGATAGTAGAGGAAGAAGAATGGGGAATCCTAGGTGATCAAGGTTGGATGAAAAAACTGCAAGAGTTACCTAATAGCAACTTTAGTTGGAAGGCCCCTTGGGTTAAATCAGTTGATGTCATAGTAAGTTGTGGACAAAAATGCTGGGTACCTTTAATTGGGATCACAGGTTATGTCAGCTACGCTCCGGCTCTGGTGATAAGACAATTAGGTGGCATACAACACATCCCAAGAACTGTGGGACTTGCTGAATTTTCCGGGTTTTTTAAGGATCAATCCGCGCAAGAAGTCCTTGAAaccatcaaacaagattggagcCAGTTGACTCTAATTCAAAAGGAGTCAGAAAGTTTGAGAGACCCTAGCTCAAGCGAAGGATATGAAAAGTGGAGGAATTTGACCCCGATTGCCGCTTCGAAAAAGCCATGTTCTGAAGATGGGCCTTCACGAATTAAAGAAGggtcattgaaaagaaaaagggcaGTAATGAGGAAGACCTTATAG